A stretch of Paenibacillus antri DNA encodes these proteins:
- the spoIIP gene encoding stage II sporulation protein P: protein MRFRQALEWTRDALGGLARALGTVIAWCVIGSFVAVTAVSILWKLDAPPIQGLDGAAAALPSRFYADMLSFEIANLSEGPGDSSFSTKNVASFLTKLTTGIDPADPRTLAAQLLPGAQGEGNIILIQGIGTGPADYPVEVPPAPHLQEPAEVPLPDGYPSTGEEPPESTPQQPAEEPAPGEQPGGEPETDPAPPAAAPNVVFVYHSHPSESYLPELDGITKIDEAYDQNDKNVTVAAVGARLSEELEKKGVGAIHSDLSYPWRGAYDESRKTIKTAMAKYEDLNYFIDIHRDAARKDKTLLTHNGVAYAKLYFVVGQKNPNYEENQALAEELHYRIEEKIKGISRGVVGKKAGSNGEFNQSLSPNSILIEFGGVDNTLEECYRTAEVLAEVLAEMHWERTEAVKANAAPSEAGDAAAPAGPEGGAKTQ, encoded by the coding sequence ATGCGATTCAGACAAGCGTTGGAATGGACGAGAGATGCGCTCGGCGGCTTGGCGCGCGCGCTAGGCACGGTGATCGCTTGGTGCGTCATAGGAAGCTTCGTCGCCGTGACCGCCGTATCGATCCTATGGAAGCTCGACGCGCCTCCGATTCAAGGGTTGGACGGGGCCGCCGCCGCGCTGCCGAGCCGGTTTTACGCCGATATGCTGAGCTTCGAAATCGCCAATCTGTCGGAAGGACCCGGCGACTCCTCGTTCTCGACGAAGAACGTCGCGTCGTTCCTGACGAAGCTGACGACCGGCATCGACCCGGCCGACCCGCGCACGCTGGCGGCGCAGCTGCTCCCCGGCGCGCAAGGCGAGGGAAATATTATCCTGATCCAAGGCATCGGAACCGGCCCGGCGGATTATCCCGTCGAGGTGCCCCCGGCGCCGCATCTGCAAGAGCCCGCGGAAGTACCGCTGCCGGACGGTTATCCGAGTACCGGCGAGGAGCCGCCGGAATCGACGCCGCAACAGCCGGCGGAGGAGCCCGCGCCGGGCGAGCAGCCGGGCGGCGAGCCGGAGACCGATCCCGCGCCGCCGGCGGCCGCGCCGAACGTCGTGTTCGTCTATCACTCCCACCCCTCGGAGTCGTACTTGCCGGAGCTCGACGGCATTACGAAGATCGACGAAGCGTACGATCAGAACGATAAGAACGTCACTGTCGCGGCGGTCGGCGCCCGTCTGTCGGAGGAGCTGGAAAAGAAAGGCGTCGGTGCGATCCACTCCGACCTGTCCTATCCGTGGCGCGGCGCGTACGACGAATCCCGCAAGACGATCAAAACCGCGATGGCGAAATACGAAGATCTGAACTACTTCATCGACATTCACCGGGACGCGGCGCGGAAGGACAAGACGCTGTTAACCCATAACGGCGTCGCCTACGCGAAGCTGTATTTCGTCGTCGGGCAAAAAAATCCGAACTACGAGGAAAATCAAGCGCTCGCGGAGGAGCTCCACTACCGGATCGAAGAAAAAATCAAAGGCATCTCGCGCGGCGTCGTCGGCAAGAAAGCCGGGTCCAACGGCGAATTCAATCAAAGCCTGTCGCCGAACAGCATTCTGATCGAATTCGGCGGCGTCGACAACACGCTCGAGGAATGCTACCGCACCGCCGAAGTGCTGGCCGAGGTGCTC
- the upp gene encoding uracil phosphoribosyltransferase, with amino-acid sequence MSKVFLCDHPLIQHKLTYIRDERTNTKDFRELVDEVATLMAYEITRDVPLEKTTVKTPVAVAEAKIISGRMLGLIPILRAGLGMVDGILKLLPAAKVGHIGLYRDPDTLQPVEYYAKLPTDVLERELIVIDPMLATGGSAIAAIQMLKNRGCKQIKLMCLIAAPEGVKAMQEAHPDVDIYTASIDDYLNDHGYIIPGLGDAGDRLFGTK; translated from the coding sequence ATGAGCAAAGTGTTTTTGTGCGATCATCCGCTCATTCAGCACAAGCTGACTTACATACGCGACGAGCGTACGAATACGAAGGATTTTCGGGAATTGGTGGATGAAGTGGCGACGCTGATGGCGTACGAAATCACGCGGGACGTGCCGCTCGAGAAGACGACGGTGAAGACGCCGGTGGCGGTCGCGGAAGCGAAAATCATCTCCGGGCGCATGCTCGGTCTGATCCCGATCTTGCGCGCGGGCCTCGGTATGGTCGACGGCATCTTGAAGCTGCTGCCGGCCGCGAAAGTCGGCCATATCGGCTTGTATCGCGACCCGGACACGCTGCAGCCGGTCGAATATTACGCGAAGCTGCCGACGGACGTGTTGGAGCGGGAGTTGATCGTCATCGATCCGATGCTCGCGACGGGCGGTTCGGCGATCGCCGCGATCCAGATGCTCAAGAACCGCGGCTGCAAGCAAATCAAGCTGATGTGCCTCATCGCCGCGCCGGAAGGCGTGAAGGCGATGCAGGAGGCGCACCCCGACGTCGATATTTACACCGCTTCGATCGACGACTATCTGAACGATCACGGATATATCATCCCGGGCCTCGGCGACGCCGGCGACCGATTGTTCGGAACGAAATAA
- the wecB gene encoding non-hydrolyzing UDP-N-acetylglucosamine 2-epimerase, producing the protein MAQRIKVMTVFGSRPEAVKMAPLVLELEKHPDAIESVVCVTAQHRELLDSVLQTFGIRPDYDLNVMKDRQTLNELSIRVLQGLEPVLQEAKPDIVLVHGDTSTTFLASYAAFLQKVKVGHVEAGLRTWNKLSPYPEEMNRQLTGVLADLHFAPTERSAENLRNENKPENAIYVTGNTVTDVGRYVVKHSFDHPLLDWAKGKRLVLMTAHRRENQGEPHRNVFRAVRRIADEFEDIAIAYPVHPNPAVLEPARELLGDHPRIKLTEPLDLAEMYNLYPHTHLILTDSGGLQEEAPSFGVPVLVLRDTTERPEGIDAGTLELVGTDEEKVYERAKALLTDAGLYDAMSRAANPYGDGRASERIVAAIKHHFGVAPDRPEPFVP; encoded by the coding sequence ATGGCTCAACGGATCAAAGTAATGACCGTATTCGGGTCGCGCCCGGAAGCGGTCAAGATGGCGCCGCTCGTGCTCGAGCTCGAGAAGCACCCGGACGCGATCGAGTCGGTCGTTTGCGTGACCGCGCAGCATCGAGAGCTTCTGGACAGCGTGCTGCAAACGTTCGGCATCCGGCCGGACTACGACTTGAACGTCATGAAGGACAGGCAGACGCTGAACGAGCTGTCCATCCGGGTGCTGCAAGGGCTCGAACCGGTCCTGCAGGAAGCGAAACCGGATATCGTTCTCGTTCACGGCGACACGTCGACTACGTTCCTTGCGAGCTACGCGGCGTTCTTGCAGAAGGTCAAGGTCGGACACGTGGAAGCGGGTCTTCGAACGTGGAACAAGCTGTCGCCTTATCCCGAGGAGATGAATCGGCAGCTGACGGGCGTGCTCGCGGATCTCCACTTCGCGCCGACGGAGCGGTCCGCCGAGAATCTTCGGAACGAAAACAAGCCGGAGAACGCGATCTACGTCACGGGCAATACGGTAACCGACGTAGGCCGTTACGTCGTGAAACATTCGTTCGACCACCCGCTGCTCGATTGGGCGAAGGGCAAGCGTCTCGTCCTGATGACGGCGCATCGCCGGGAAAATCAGGGCGAACCGCATCGGAACGTGTTCCGCGCGGTGCGGCGGATCGCGGACGAGTTCGAGGATATCGCGATCGCGTACCCGGTGCATCCGAATCCGGCGGTGCTGGAGCCGGCGCGCGAGCTGCTCGGCGATCATCCGCGCATCAAGCTGACGGAGCCGCTCGATCTGGCCGAAATGTACAACCTGTATCCGCATACGCACTTGATTCTTACGGACTCCGGCGGGCTGCAGGAAGAGGCGCCGTCGTTCGGCGTGCCGGTTCTGGTGCTCCGCGATACGACGGAACGGCCGGAAGGCATCGACGCCGGTACGCTCGAGCTCGTCGGCACGGACGAGGAGAAGGTGTACGAGCGGGCTAAAGCGCTGCTTACGGACGCCGGGCTGTACGACGCTATGAGCCGCGCGGCCAACCCTTACGGCGACGGCCGCGCGTCGGAGCGGATCGTCGCGGCGATCAAGCATCATTTCGGCGTCGCGCCGGACCGTCCGGAGCCGTTCGTCCCCTAA
- a CDS encoding AtpZ/AtpI family protein has translation MDKKGKGDNPWRAAGMVGVMGADVAICVTLGFFLGRWLGGSQGWVAFGTLAGLAVGILTCVVLVKRLLEDSDG, from the coding sequence ATGGATAAGAAAGGCAAGGGGGATAACCCCTGGCGAGCGGCCGGTATGGTCGGCGTCATGGGGGCGGATGTCGCGATATGCGTCACCCTGGGCTTTTTTCTTGGACGATGGCTTGGCGGTTCGCAAGGCTGGGTTGCCTTCGGCACCTTGGCCGGACTCGCCGTCGGCATTCTCACCTGCGTCGTTCTGGTGAAACGCTTACTGGAGGATTCCGATGGTTGA
- a CDS encoding ATP synthase subunit I, whose product MVELLNRAVRAALFFMSALMLAWAFVPEGRTVAAGLALGTAASVANALLLRRRVELLAKLAADGEARKSGLGLGARIATVLMAGMIAYRYPDVFALPATLATCFFVQIAVFFTAIAQNNHRSDGKG is encoded by the coding sequence ATGGTTGAACTGTTGAACAGAGCCGTACGCGCCGCGCTTTTTTTTATGTCCGCGCTCATGCTTGCCTGGGCTTTCGTTCCTGAAGGGAGAACGGTGGCCGCGGGACTCGCTCTGGGCACGGCGGCCAGCGTCGCGAACGCCTTGCTGCTTCGCAGGCGCGTGGAGCTGCTGGCGAAGCTGGCGGCGGACGGGGAAGCGCGCAAATCCGGCCTCGGCCTCGGCGCGAGAATCGCGACTGTGCTGATGGCGGGGATGATCGCGTATCGGTACCCTGACGTTTTCGCTTTACCCGCTACGTTGGCGACCTGTTTTTTTGTCCAAATTGCGGTTTTTTTTACAGCGATTGCACAGAATAATCATCGATCCGATGGAAAGGGGTGA
- the atpB gene encoding F0F1 ATP synthase subunit A — protein sequence MHLFPVVEIAGLPFDLSSIIAILVSSIIVFALARAAVSNLSVTHPTKMQNFMEWVIEFVHNTVASTMPLEKAKRYISLGMTLIMFIFVSNLLGLPFGLVWEVPESHHGAVTVFGLEILSEADLAAMHAAHEHAAFAFWKSPTADIAVTAGLAITVIFLVHFLGLRDNAKHYLKHYFEPFPIFFPLNILKELAKPLTLALRLYANIFAGEVLISTILMMGWIGIPLMAAWQGFSIFVGAIQAFLFTILTMVYISQATVHDESAH from the coding sequence ATGCACTTATTTCCGGTTGTTGAAATCGCGGGGTTGCCGTTCGACCTGTCGTCCATCATAGCCATCTTGGTGTCGAGCATCATCGTGTTCGCATTGGCTAGGGCGGCGGTAAGCAACCTGTCGGTTACGCACCCGACCAAAATGCAAAACTTCATGGAATGGGTTATCGAGTTCGTCCACAACACGGTGGCGAGCACGATGCCGCTCGAGAAGGCGAAGCGGTACATCTCGCTCGGGATGACGTTGATCATGTTCATTTTCGTCTCGAACCTGCTCGGCTTGCCGTTCGGTCTCGTCTGGGAAGTGCCGGAGAGTCATCACGGCGCGGTGACGGTATTCGGATTGGAAATCCTGTCGGAAGCCGATCTTGCGGCCATGCACGCGGCGCACGAGCACGCGGCGTTCGCGTTCTGGAAGTCGCCGACCGCGGACATCGCGGTGACGGCCGGTCTTGCGATCACGGTCATTTTCCTGGTCCATTTCCTCGGTCTCCGGGACAACGCGAAGCATTACCTGAAGCACTACTTCGAGCCGTTCCCGATCTTCTTCCCGCTGAACATCTTGAAGGAGTTGGCGAAGCCGCTTACGCTCGCATTGCGTTTGTACGCGAACATCTTCGCGGGCGAGGTTCTCATTTCGACCATCCTCATGATGGGCTGGATCGGCATTCCGCTGATGGCGGCATGGCAGGGCTTCAGTATTTTCGTAGGCGCGATTCAGGCGTTCCTGTTTACGATTTTGACGATGGTGTACATTTCGCAGGCGACGGTGCACGACGAAAGCGCGCATTAG
- the atpE gene encoding F0F1 ATP synthase subunit C yields the protein MEFLGAALAIGLGALGAGIGNGLIVSKTVEGIARQPELRGTLQTTMFIGVGIVEVVPIIGVVVGFLMFFGA from the coding sequence ATGGAATTTTTGGGTGCAGCTTTGGCAATCGGTTTGGGCGCGCTTGGCGCAGGTATCGGTAACGGTTTGATCGTCAGCAAGACGGTAGAAGGCATTGCGCGTCAGCCGGAGCTTCGCGGTACGCTCCAAACGACGATGTTTATCGGCGTCGGTATCGTCGAGGTCGTTCCGATCATCGGCGTCGTCGTAGGCTTCTTGATGTTCTTCGGAGCGTAA
- the atpF gene encoding F0F1 ATP synthase subunit B, protein MSALEFVWTSTVITIVAFVLLYLLLNKYAFGPLFNIMEQRKQLVVGELQQAEANRKESAALLEEQRKAIEQARKEAQDIVEQTRKVSTKTAEEIVETAKNEAVRLKQAAQEDIVSEKNQAIAELRKQVGEMSVKIASKIIEKEVDASSQEALVDKYLKEVGSR, encoded by the coding sequence GTGTCAGCTTTGGAATTCGTATGGACATCAACAGTCATTACGATCGTCGCGTTCGTGTTGCTCTACTTGCTCTTGAACAAGTACGCGTTCGGTCCGTTATTTAACATCATGGAGCAGCGCAAGCAGCTCGTCGTCGGCGAGCTCCAGCAGGCGGAGGCGAATCGCAAGGAGAGCGCGGCGCTTCTCGAGGAGCAGCGCAAAGCGATCGAACAGGCCCGCAAGGAAGCGCAAGACATCGTGGAGCAAACTCGCAAGGTCAGCACGAAGACGGCGGAAGAGATCGTCGAAACCGCCAAGAACGAAGCGGTCCGCTTGAAGCAAGCCGCGCAGGAAGATATCGTCAGCGAGAAAAATCAGGCGATCGCCGAGCTCCGCAAGCAAGTCGGCGAGATGTCCGTCAAGATCGCTTCGAAGATCATCGAGAAAGAAGTCGATGCGTCTTCGCAGGAAGCGTTGGTGGATAAGTATCTGAAAGAGGTCGGAAGCCGATGA
- a CDS encoding F0F1 ATP synthase subunit delta, which translates to MSAMAVAAKRYAKALFALAKEKGSVEETGAQFEAVAAALEGNADIRNFFDHPNIGADAKVRALKQAVGGQVSDYVLNTLMLLVERGRGAAIGEVSSAYRAIADESLGRAQARVTSAFALSAEQQQEIARKFGALTGKEVAVETVVDPSILGGIRVRIGDTLYDGSLSTKLAEIERSFNHAR; encoded by the coding sequence ATGAGCGCTATGGCGGTAGCGGCGAAGCGTTACGCGAAAGCGTTGTTCGCGCTCGCGAAAGAGAAGGGCTCCGTGGAGGAGACCGGCGCTCAGTTCGAAGCGGTCGCGGCCGCTCTCGAGGGGAACGCGGACATTCGCAACTTCTTCGATCATCCGAATATCGGCGCGGACGCGAAAGTTCGCGCTTTGAAGCAGGCGGTAGGCGGGCAGGTATCCGACTACGTACTGAATACGCTCATGCTGCTCGTGGAACGGGGACGCGGCGCGGCGATCGGCGAAGTGTCTTCCGCTTATCGCGCCATCGCGGACGAATCGCTCGGAAGAGCGCAAGCCCGCGTAACGTCCGCGTTCGCGCTGTCGGCCGAGCAACAGCAAGAGATCGCGCGCAAGTTCGGCGCGCTGACGGGGAAAGAAGTCGCCGTCGAAACGGTAGTGGATCCTTCCATTCTCGGCGGGATTCGCGTCCGGATCGGCGATACGTTGTACGACGGCAGCTTGTCCACCAAGCTGGCCGAAATCGAGAGATCGTTTAATCACGCACGATAG
- the atpA gene encoding F0F1 ATP synthase subunit alpha — MSIRPEEISTLIKQQIEQYQSEAHVAEIGTVIYIGDGVARAHGLSNVMAGELLEFENGSVGYALNLEEDNVGIVILGQYHDIKEGQQVKRTGRIMQVPVGEALLGRVVNPLGQPLDGKGPINTTESRNVESQAPGVIDRKSVHEPMQTGIKAIDSMIPIGRGQRELIIGDRQTGKTSIAIDTILNQKDNGVICIYVAIGQKQSTVAQVVETLRRHNAMDYTIVVNAGASEPAPLLWLAPYAGVSMGEYFMYKGQHVLIIYDDLTKQAAAYRELSLLLRRPPGREAYPGDVFYLHSRLLERAAKLSDELGAGSITALPFIETQASDVSAYIPTNVISITDGQIFLESDLFYSGQRPAVNTGISVSRVGGSAQIKAMKKVAGTLRLDLAQYRELAAFSQFGSDLDKSTQARLTRGARTMEILKQGVNEPMPVEKQVISIYLATKGFLDDIPVVDVLRFEKDFHGYVDANYPQIFGAIRETKDLSKDTEALITEAVEKFKKGFSVSA, encoded by the coding sequence TTGAGTATCAGACCCGAAGAAATCAGCACGCTCATTAAGCAGCAGATTGAACAGTATCAATCCGAAGCTCACGTAGCGGAGATCGGCACAGTCATCTACATCGGCGACGGCGTAGCGCGCGCGCACGGGCTTTCGAACGTTATGGCCGGGGAGCTCCTCGAATTCGAAAACGGCTCCGTAGGTTACGCATTGAACCTGGAAGAAGATAACGTAGGTATCGTTATCTTGGGCCAATACCACGACATTAAAGAAGGCCAGCAAGTCAAGCGTACGGGCCGCATCATGCAGGTTCCCGTAGGCGAAGCGCTGCTCGGCCGCGTCGTCAATCCGCTCGGCCAGCCGCTCGACGGCAAGGGTCCGATCAACACGACCGAGTCGCGGAACGTCGAGTCCCAGGCGCCGGGCGTTATCGACCGGAAATCGGTTCACGAGCCGATGCAAACCGGCATCAAGGCGATCGATTCGATGATCCCGATCGGTCGCGGTCAGCGGGAGTTGATCATCGGCGACCGCCAAACGGGGAAGACGTCGATCGCGATCGACACGATCCTGAACCAAAAGGATAACGGCGTCATTTGTATCTACGTCGCGATCGGCCAGAAGCAATCGACGGTTGCGCAAGTCGTCGAGACGCTCCGCCGTCACAATGCGATGGATTACACGATCGTCGTGAACGCAGGCGCATCCGAGCCGGCTCCGCTCTTGTGGCTGGCGCCGTACGCGGGCGTATCGATGGGCGAGTACTTCATGTACAAAGGCCAGCACGTTCTGATCATCTACGACGACTTGACGAAGCAAGCGGCCGCATACCGCGAATTGTCGCTGTTGCTCCGCCGCCCTCCGGGCCGCGAGGCGTATCCGGGCGACGTCTTTTACTTGCACTCCCGTCTTCTCGAGCGCGCGGCGAAGCTGTCCGACGAGCTCGGCGCGGGTTCGATCACGGCGTTGCCGTTCATCGAGACGCAAGCGTCGGACGTATCGGCTTACATCCCGACGAACGTCATCTCGATTACGGACGGCCAGATCTTCCTGGAGTCCGACCTGTTCTACTCCGGCCAACGTCCTGCGGTCAACACCGGTATCTCGGTATCCCGGGTCGGCGGATCGGCGCAAATCAAAGCGATGAAGAAGGTCGCCGGTACGCTCCGTCTTGACCTGGCGCAATATCGCGAGCTCGCGGCGTTCTCGCAGTTCGGCTCCGATCTCGATAAGTCGACGCAAGCCCGCCTGACGCGCGGCGCGCGCACGATGGAAATCCTGAAGCAAGGCGTTAACGAACCGATGCCGGTCGAGAAGCAGGTCATCAGTATCTACCTGGCTACCAAGGGTTTCCTCGACGATATCCCGGTCGTAGACGTACTTCGCTTCGAGAAGGATTTCCACGGCTACGTCGATGCGAACTACCCGCAAATCTTCGGCGCCATTCGCGAAACGAAAGACCTGAGCAAAGACACCGAGGCACTCATTACGGAAGCGGTGGAAAAGTTCAAAAAGGGCTTCTCCGTTTCGGCGTAA
- the atpG gene encoding ATP synthase F1 subunit gamma, with amino-acid sequence MAKGMRDIKRQIKSTQNMKQITKAMEMIASARLRRAQEAAQSARPYAEKLREVIGSISSAGGVNHPMLEKRPIKRTGYIVITSDRGLAGGYNANLLRKVMLTIREKHKSNKDEYLIYVLGRKGRDFLRRRGIPIAQEIVGLPDFPRFSDIRDVANGAVKAYEEGTIDELVLVYNEFRSVISQTPVDKTLLPLGETEKSGSASASYEFEPSPEVVLNHILPRYAETLVYSAVLEGKASEFGARMTAMSNASKNATKFINSLTLQYNRARQASITQEITEIVAGANAQG; translated from the coding sequence ATGGCTAAGGGAATGCGCGATATTAAGCGCCAAATCAAAAGCACTCAGAACATGAAGCAAATCACGAAGGCGATGGAGATGATCGCTTCGGCTCGTCTTCGTCGGGCGCAGGAAGCCGCGCAATCGGCGCGCCCGTACGCCGAGAAGCTGCGCGAGGTGATCGGTTCGATCTCCTCCGCCGGCGGCGTGAATCATCCGATGCTCGAGAAGCGGCCGATCAAGCGGACCGGCTACATCGTCATCACGTCGGACCGGGGCCTCGCGGGCGGCTATAACGCCAACCTGCTCCGGAAGGTTATGCTGACGATTCGCGAGAAGCACAAGTCCAATAAAGACGAGTACCTCATTTACGTGCTCGGCCGGAAGGGACGCGATTTCCTGCGCCGCCGGGGCATCCCGATCGCGCAAGAGATCGTCGGCTTGCCGGACTTCCCGCGGTTTTCGGACATCAGGGACGTCGCTAACGGCGCGGTGAAGGCGTACGAAGAGGGCACGATCGACGAATTGGTGCTCGTCTACAACGAATTCCGCTCCGTCATCTCGCAGACGCCGGTCGACAAGACGCTGCTTCCGCTCGGGGAAACCGAGAAGAGCGGCTCCGCGTCGGCATCGTACGAATTCGAGCCTTCGCCGGAGGTCGTGCTGAACCACATCTTGCCGCGATACGCGGAGACATTGGTGTACAGCGCGGTTCTGGAGGGCAAGGCCAGCGAATTCGGAGCGCGGATGACGGCGATGAGCAACGCGTCGAAGAACGCGACGAAGTTCATCAACTCGCTGACGTTGCAATACAACCGCGCGCGTCAAGCTTCGATTACGCAAGAAATTACGGAAATCGTAGCGGGTGCGAACGCGCAAGGATAA
- the atpD gene encoding F0F1 ATP synthase subunit beta, which translates to MNKGRIIQVLGPVVDVEFERGQLPEISNAIKLYRAGESDSVTAEVAVHLGDNVARTIAMSSTDGLVRGGDAIDTGAPISVPVGAATLGRVFNVLGEPIDNAGDVSRDVVLPIHREAPAFSELSTQAEILETGIKVVDLLAPYAKGGKIGLFGGAGVGKTVLIQELINNIAQEHGGISVFAGVGERTREGNDLYHEMSDSGVISKTAMVFGQMNEPPGARLRVALTGLTMAEFFRDEEGRDVLLFVDNIFRFTQAGSEVSALLGRMPSAVGYQPTLATEMGQLQERITSTKKGSVTSIQAIYVPADDYTDPAPATTFAHLDATTNLERKISELGIYPAVDPLASSSRILSPDVVGQEHYDVAQGVKRLLARYKELQDIIAILGMDELSDEDKVTVARARRVQRFLSQNFHVAEQFTGTKGQYVPVKDTVRSFKAILDGGYDDLPEAAFLYVGTIEEAVEKAKTL; encoded by the coding sequence ATGAATAAAGGACGCATTATTCAGGTTTTGGGTCCGGTTGTCGACGTCGAGTTCGAACGCGGACAACTGCCTGAAATCTCCAATGCGATTAAATTGTATCGCGCGGGGGAATCCGACTCGGTTACGGCCGAAGTCGCGGTTCACCTCGGCGATAACGTCGCGCGTACGATCGCGATGTCTTCTACGGACGGCTTGGTCCGCGGCGGAGATGCGATCGACACGGGCGCACCGATCTCCGTACCGGTCGGCGCAGCGACGCTCGGCCGCGTATTCAACGTATTGGGCGAGCCGATCGACAACGCAGGGGACGTCTCCCGCGACGTCGTGCTCCCGATCCATCGGGAAGCGCCGGCATTCTCGGAATTGTCCACGCAAGCGGAAATTCTCGAGACGGGCATTAAGGTCGTCGACTTGCTGGCGCCTTACGCCAAGGGCGGTAAGATCGGCCTCTTCGGCGGCGCGGGCGTAGGCAAGACGGTCTTGATCCAGGAATTGATCAACAACATCGCGCAAGAGCATGGCGGTATCTCCGTATTCGCCGGCGTCGGCGAGCGTACCCGCGAAGGGAACGACTTGTACCACGAAATGAGCGATTCCGGCGTTATCAGTAAGACGGCGATGGTATTCGGTCAGATGAACGAGCCGCCGGGCGCACGTCTGCGTGTCGCATTGACGGGTTTGACGATGGCCGAGTTCTTCCGCGACGAAGAAGGCCGCGACGTATTGTTGTTCGTCGATAACATCTTCCGCTTCACGCAAGCGGGTTCCGAAGTATCCGCCCTCCTCGGCCGGATGCCTTCCGCGGTAGGTTACCAGCCGACGCTCGCGACGGAGATGGGCCAGCTGCAAGAGCGCATCACGTCGACGAAGAAGGGTTCCGTTACGTCCATCCAGGCGATCTACGTTCCTGCGGACGATTACACCGACCCGGCTCCTGCGACGACGTTCGCGCACTTGGACGCAACGACGAACTTGGAGCGTAAAATCTCCGAGCTCGGCATCTACCCTGCGGTCGATCCGCTCGCTTCGAGCTCGCGGATTTTGTCGCCGGACGTCGTCGGCCAAGAGCACTATGACGTCGCGCAAGGGGTAAAGCGTCTGCTCGCTCGATACAAGGAGCTGCAAGATATTATCGCGATCCTCGGTATGGACGAGTTGTCCGACGAAGATAAGGTGACGGTCGCGCGCGCGCGCCGCGTACAACGGTTCTTGTCGCAGAACTTCCACGTTGCAGAACAGTTTACCGGCACAAAGGGGCAATACGTTCCGGTTAAAGATACGGTTCGCAGCTTCAAAGCGATCCTTGACGGCGGTTACGACGATCTCCCAGAAGCTGCTTTCCTCTACGTAGGCACGATCGAAGAAGCGGTAGAGAAAGCAAAAACATTGTGA
- a CDS encoding F0F1 ATP synthase subunit epsilon, whose product MSSMLLEIVTPERKIYGQEVNMVVAKGIEGELGILPNHIPMVTPLRIAAVTAKVQGQKDHVIAVHGGFMEVRKDKVVILAESAELPEEIDADRAARARERAEARLREARQEKVDFHRAEQALQRAMLRINVRNRDI is encoded by the coding sequence ATGAGCTCAATGTTATTGGAAATCGTCACGCCGGAGCGCAAAATTTACGGCCAGGAAGTCAATATGGTCGTCGCCAAGGGAATCGAAGGGGAGCTCGGCATCTTGCCGAACCACATCCCGATGGTAACGCCTCTTCGCATCGCAGCGGTTACCGCGAAGGTGCAGGGGCAGAAGGACCATGTGATCGCCGTTCACGGCGGCTTCATGGAAGTGCGCAAGGACAAGGTCGTCATCTTGGCGGAAAGCGCGGAGCTTCCCGAGGAGATCGACGCCGACCGCGCCGCTCGCGCAAGAGAGCGCGCGGAAGCGCGGCTTCGCGAAGCGCGGCAAGAGAAAGTCGATTTCCATCGGGCGGAGCAAGCGCTGCAACGCGCGATGCTGCGTATCAACGTTCGGAATCGAGATATTTAA
- a CDS encoding DinB family protein: MDMVFVGNHWHASLRDLLMAVPPEEAIARPSQGGHTIYELLHHLMYSAEEVTHRLRGRAGQWDEARSWVENPVSLSDEEWSRTIQKYEDTRQTFRDAAVQLGDEALLECPPERQSKYEIVQQLIHHEAFHAGQIAYLRRLHGKEALL; the protein is encoded by the coding sequence ATGGATATGGTTTTTGTCGGCAACCATTGGCACGCTTCATTAAGGGATTTACTGATGGCCGTTCCCCCGGAAGAGGCTATCGCACGCCCTTCGCAAGGCGGACATACAATTTATGAACTCCTCCATCATCTCATGTACAGCGCCGAAGAGGTGACGCACCGTCTGCGCGGCCGTGCCGGGCAATGGGACGAAGCGCGCAGTTGGGTCGAAAACCCGGTGTCGCTGTCGGACGAGGAATGGAGCCGCACCATCCAAAAGTACGAAGACACGCGTCAAACGTTCCGAGACGCGGCCGTTCAACTCGGCGACGAGGCGCTACTCGAATGCCCGCCGGAGCGCCAATCCAAGTACGAGATCGTGCAACAGCTCATTCATCACGAGGCGTTCCATGCCGGACAGATCGCTTATTTGCGCCGGTTACACGGGAAAGAGGCGCTTCTGTAA